A genomic segment from Vespula pensylvanica isolate Volc-1 chromosome 25, ASM1446617v1, whole genome shotgun sequence encodes:
- the LOC122637217 gene encoding uncharacterized protein LOC122637217, whose product MTLTKVAITRMNREALRKLFTEIKQFSLTEKYETKQEKLTLLNYTKLPLYFITIITSSMTLTEVLYYTNGVSIGIQTAKKNNSLGYQLPYKTIEIVDLKDYRIYALFCAYQLMFIPSIVLGYVGFDYMFVNLSIQVIAQFAILSCKVKTILNHSKNCHEGMKELVLRHYRLIRLTEELENNFNFPIMQQLMGSTMHICISGYYSTNFGKAIYDYEWYNLSATDAKLFLMCMIRTQKPQCLTSGKFAILSLTIFTDILKTSMGYLSVLRTFV is encoded by the exons ATGACACTTACGAAAGTAGCAATTACTCGAATGAACAGAGAAGCGTTGCGTAAATTATTTACGGAGATCAAGCAGTTTTCTCTCACTGAGAAATATGAAACTAAACAGGAAAAATTAACATTGTTGAATTATACTAAATTACCTCTAtactttattacaataattaccTCTTCAATGACATTGACCGAAGTATTGTATTATACGAATGGAGTCTCCATTGGAATTCAGACcg caaagaaaaacaattccTTGGGTTATCAGTTGCCGTATAAAACAATAGAAATCGTGGATTTAAAGGACTACAGGATTTATGCTTTGTTTTGTGCTTATCAACTAATGTTCATACCTTCTATCGTATTAGGTTACGTAGGATTCGATTACATGTTCGTCAATTTGTCCATTCAAGTAATTGCACAGTTTGCCATATTGTCTTGTAAGGTGAAGACGATCTTAAATCACTCTAAAAATTGTCATGAGGGTATGAAGGAACTTGTACTACGacattatcgattaataag atTGACGGAAGAATTGGAAAATAACTTTAATTTCCCAATCATGCAACAACTGATGGGTTCCaccatgcatatatgtatttccgGTTACTAC agTACCAATTTTGGAAAAGCCATTTACGATTACGAATGGTATAACTTATCGGCAACGGATGCAAAATTGTTTCTCATGTGTATGATACGAACGCAAAAACCGCAATGTCTAACGTCTGGCAAATTTGCTATTTTGTCCTTGACCATATTCACAGAC ATTCTCAAAACTTCGATGGGATATTTGTCGGTACTGCGAACATTtgtgtga
- the LOC122637293 gene encoding odorant receptor 13a-like isoform X1: MEKDSIEELGITNVRRSFNWSSNFLKCMGIWPLKNYLPLFLFFFTYLFIHCSLTLAHLLLAEKTVDNVLMNLAENIELTMTLTKVTITRVRRETLGKLFTEIKEYALTEKYETKQEKLTFLNYTKLPLYFIVIIAFSMGLAEVLYYVSRVVDGFQIARYNVTMGYELPYRTLEYIDITDGWIYALFCAYQIIFIPCVVLGYVGFDCMFVNLSIQVIAQYAILSYKVETVLNSCENFHKGMKELVLRHYRLIRLTEELENTFNFSIMQQLMGTTMHICISGYYLVTSKEMNDSITLILFIVYISSVITTLFIYCFIGECFIQESTNFGNAIYNYEWYNLPPTNTKFFLMCMIRTKKPQCLTSGKFAVLSLTIFTDILKTSMGYLSVLRTFV; encoded by the exons gaaCTTGGAATTACCAACGTTCGGAGATCTTTCAATTGGAGTTCAAATTTCTTGAAATGCATGGGAATTTGGCCATTGAAGAACTAccttcctctatttctcttcttcttcacatatcttttcattcattGTTCTCTAACACTCGCGCATTTGCTTTTAGCTGAAAAAACGGTGGATAATGTCTTAATGAACCTAGCAGAAAATATTGAGTTAACAATGACACTTACAAAAGTAACAATCACTAGAGTAAGGAGAGAAACATTGGGTAAATTATTTACGGAAATCAAGGAGTATGCACTCACTGAGAAATATGAAACTAAACAGGAGAAATTGACATTCTTGAATTATACTAAATTACctctatattttattgtaataattgcCTTTTCAATGGGATTGGCCGAAGTACTGTATTATGTGAGTCGAGTAGTCGATGGATTTCAAATtg CAAGGTATAACGTTACGATGGGATATGAGTTACCGTACAGAACATTAGAATACATCGATATAACGGACGGCTGGATTTACGCTTTGTTCTGTgcttatcaaataatattcataccTTGTGTCGTATTAGGTTACGTAGGATTTGATTGCATGTTCGTCAATTTATCCATTCAAGTAATTGCACAGTACGCCATATTGTCCTATAAGGTGGAGACGGTATTAAATAGTtgtgaaaattttcataaggGTATGAAGGAACTTGTACTACGACATTATCGACTGATAAG atTGACGGAAGAATTGGAAAATACCTTTAATTTCTCGATTATGCAGCAACTGATGGGTACTACCATGCATATCTGTATTTCTGGTTACTACTTAGTGACG agtaaagaaatgaatgataGTATAACGTTGATCTTGTTCATTGTATACATTTCTTCTGTTATAAcaactctttttatttactgtTTCATCGGCGAATGTTTTATTCAGGAA AGTACCAATTTTGGTAATGCCATTTATAATTACGAGTGGTATAACTTACCACCAACGAacacaaaattttttctcatGTGTATGATACGAACGAAAAAACCGCAATGTCTAACTTCTGGCAAATTTGCTGTCTTATCCTTGACCATCTTCACAGAC ATTCTTAAAACTTCGATGGGATATTTGTCGGTACTGCGAACATTTGTATAA
- the LOC122637293 gene encoding odorant receptor 13a-like isoform X2 — MEKDSIEELGITNVRRSFNWSSNFLKCMGIWPLKNYLPLFLFFFTYLFIHCSLTLAHLLLAEKTVDNVLMNLAENIELTMTLTKVTITRVRRETLGKLFTEIKEYALTEKYETKQEKLTFLNYTKLPLYFIVIIAFSMGLAEVLYYVSRVVDGFQIARYNVTMGYELPYRTLEYIDITDGWIYALFCAYQIIFIPCVVLGYVGFDCMFVNLSIQVIAQYAILSYKVETVLNSCENFHKGMKELVLRHYRLIRLTEELENTFNFSIMQQLMGTTMHICISGYYLVTSKEMNDSITLILFIVYISSVITTLFIYCFIGECFIQESTNFGNAIYNYEWYNLPPTNTKFFLMCMIRTKKPQCLTSGKFAVLSLTIFTDILKTSMGYLSVLRTFV; from the exons atggaaaaggatAGCATAGAA gaaCTTGGAATTACCAACGTTCGGAGATCTTTCAATTGGAGTTCAAATTTCTTGAAATGCATGGGAATTTGGCCATTGAAGAACTAccttcctctatttctcttcttcttcacatatcttttcattcattGTTCTCTAACACTCGCGCATTTGCTTTTAGCTGAAAAAACGGTGGATAATGTCTTAATGAACCTAGCAGAAAATATTGAGTTAACAATGACACTTACAAAAGTAACAATCACTAGAGTAAGGAGAGAAACATTGGGTAAATTATTTACGGAAATCAAGGAGTATGCACTCACTGAGAAATATGAAACTAAACAGGAGAAATTGACATTCTTGAATTATACTAAATTACctctatattttattgtaataattgcCTTTTCAATGGGATTGGCCGAAGTACTGTATTATGTGAGTCGAGTAGTCGATGGATTTCAAATtg CAAGGTATAACGTTACGATGGGATATGAGTTACCGTACAGAACATTAGAATACATCGATATAACGGACGGCTGGATTTACGCTTTGTTCTGTgcttatcaaataatattcataccTTGTGTCGTATTAGGTTACGTAGGATTTGATTGCATGTTCGTCAATTTATCCATTCAAGTAATTGCACAGTACGCCATATTGTCCTATAAGGTGGAGACGGTATTAAATAGTtgtgaaaattttcataaggGTATGAAGGAACTTGTACTACGACATTATCGACTGATAAG atTGACGGAAGAATTGGAAAATACCTTTAATTTCTCGATTATGCAGCAACTGATGGGTACTACCATGCATATCTGTATTTCTGGTTACTACTTAGTGACG agtaaagaaatgaatgataGTATAACGTTGATCTTGTTCATTGTATACATTTCTTCTGTTATAAcaactctttttatttactgtTTCATCGGCGAATGTTTTATTCAGGAA AGTACCAATTTTGGTAATGCCATTTATAATTACGAGTGGTATAACTTACCACCAACGAacacaaaattttttctcatGTGTATGATACGAACGAAAAAACCGCAATGTCTAACTTCTGGCAAATTTGCTGTCTTATCCTTGACCATCTTCACAGAC ATTCTTAAAACTTCGATGGGATATTTGTCGGTACTGCGAACATTTGTATAA